In Camelina sativa cultivar DH55 chromosome 16, Cs, whole genome shotgun sequence, a single window of DNA contains:
- the LOC104749791 gene encoding glutathione S-transferase F9: MVLTVYGPHFASPKRALVTLIEKGVAFETVPVDLLKGEQKQPAYLALQPFGTVPAVVDGDYKIFESRAVMRYVAEKYKSQGPDLLGKTVEDRGQVEQWLDVEATTYHPPLLNLTLHVVFASAMGFPSDEKVIKDSEAQLSAVLDVYEAHLSKSKYLAGDFVSLADLAHLPFTDYLVGPIGKAYMIKDRKHVSAWWDDISSRPAWKETLAKFSLPA, from the exons atggtgctAACGGTGTACGGACCTCACTTTGCTTCACCAAAGAGAGCTTTGGTAACACTGATCGAGAAGGGTGTCGCCTTCGAGACCGTCCCCGTCGATCTCTTGAAAGGAGAACAGAAGCAGCCTGCTTATCTCGCTCTACAG CCTTTTGGTACTGTTCCTGCTGTTGTCGACGGTGACTACAAAATCTTCG AGTCGCGTGCGGTGATGAGGTACGTAGCAGAGAAGTATAAGTCTCAAGGACCTGATCTTTTGGGGAAAACCGTTGAAGACAGGGGTCAGGTTGAGCAATGGCTTGACGTGGAAGCGACCACATACCACCCACCGCTATTGAACCTGACGCTGCACGTAGTGTTCGCATCAGCTATGGGATTCCCATCTGATGAGAAGGTGATTAAGGATAGTGAAGCGCAACTATCCGCTGTTCTTGATGTCTACGAGGCACATCTCTCGAAGAGCAAGTACTTGGCCGGTGATTTCGTGAGCTTGGCTGATTTGGCTCACCTCCCGTTCACTGATTACTTGGTTGGTCCTATTGGGAAGGCTTACATGATCAAAGATAGGAAACACGTGAGTGCGTGGTGGGATGATATTAGCAGCCGTCCTGCGTGGAAGGAGACTCTTGCCAAGTTTTCACTCCCGGCTTAA
- the LOC104749794 gene encoding probable 2-oxoacid dependent dioxygenase, producing MVGNYDRTGEVKAFDEMKIGVKGLMDAGITQIPRIFHHPHATFTNPKPSSSTLKIPTIDLGGCVFESTVMRESVITKVKDAVENFGFFQVINHGIPVDVMEKMKDGIRGFHEQDSDVKKTFYSRDITKKVKYNTNFGLYSSQAANWRDTLTMVMAPDVSQVEDLPAVCREIMLEYSKRMMKLGETIFELLSEALGLNPNHLKELDCDKSLSLLSHYYPPCPEPDRTFGISSHTDISFITILLQDHIGGLQVLHDGYWIDVPPNPEALILITNDKFVSVEHRVLANRGEEPRISSASFFMHTIPNEQVYGPIKELLSEQNPPKYRDTTTSEMARHYLAKGLDGTSPLLHFRI from the exons ATGGTGGGAAACTATGATCGTACCGGTGAGGTAAAAGCGTTCGATGAGATGAAGATTGGAGTGAAGGGTCTCATGGACGCTGGGATAACACAAATCCCACGCATTTTCCATCACCCGCATGCTACCttcacaaaccctaaacctagttCCTCAACGTTGAAGATTCCAACAATCGATCTTGGAGGCTGTGTGTTCGAGTCCACGGTCATGCGAGAAAGTGTGATCACGAAAGTGAAAGACGCAGTTGAGAATTTTGGGTTCTTCCAGGTGATTAACCATGGGATCCCAGTAGATgtgatggagaagatgaaagatgGGATTCGTGGGTTTCATGAGCAGGACTCAGATGTGAAGAAAACGTTTTATAGTCGTGACATCACCAAAAAGGTTAAGTATAACACTAATTTCGGTCTCTATAGCTCTCAAGCTGCCAACTGGAGAGATACTTTAACTATGGTTATGGCTCCTGATGTTTCACAAGTAGAGGACTTACCTGCGGTTTGTCG GGAAATAATGTTGGAGTACTCCAAGCGAATGATGAAGTTAGGAGAGACAATCTTTGAGCTGTTATCAGAAGCTCTCGgattaaaccctaaccacctcaaaGAACTAGACTGCGACAAGAGCTTGTCGTTGCTCTCACATTACTACCCACCTTGTCCAGAGCCTGATCGAACCTTTGGGATCAGTTCACACACAGATATATCTTTTATCACTATTCTTCTTCAAGACCACATTGGTGGACTTCAAGTTCTCCATGATGGATACTGGATCGATGTTCCTCCTAATCCCGAAGCTCTTATC CTTATAACAAACGATAAGTTTGTAAGTGTGGAGCACAGGGTTTTGGCAAATAGAGGCGAGGAACCGCGCATTTCAAGCGCATCGTTCTTCATGCACACCATACCAAATGAACAAGTATATGGACCTATCAAAGAGCTTCTATCTGAACAAAACCCTCCCAAGTATAGAGACACAACCACGTCCGAGATGGCGAGACATTACTTGGCTAAAGGACTTGATGGGACCTCACCGTTGCTCCATTTCAGGATCTGA
- the LOC104749793 gene encoding protein JASON-like isoform X2 yields MGCLFKCCFRATTKDDESTSANDSVSQVQSKQRGHHELSKNRLSALFLSEASSSSSSSSPFHNREGSSLVSMHIHKDEAQVLKACSITPVTPVEIKAPKKLETPQLGEHFGSTPSWVSINYDAMFHLDEIKNEPFERSLDTSEKTPSSCLTDARSNARISSASSDASEKSIGTAFRDEVDITSNVPLKAGKVKSKTKSARSECEFDQSYSSSSSKNSTSRKPEMAAKTNIPATSPNPTALKLSDEIQTPRTIFPDNIGSAVRGRQRFQDKTENESPTSTICEGKLEESTDEKYPIVETSWVKQGSDKNMEALSITHGDRPIIGMVAAHWNEKEQSLISPKWWDGNGIPNSTNKYKEDQKVSWHATSFEERLEKALSEEGGRGFIPRKLGIVEETERDTAIIHLRNSAQSMSVVSF; encoded by the exons ATGGGTTGTCTCTTCAAGTGCTGCTTCCGTGCTACTACCAAAGATGACGAATCAACTAGTGCTAATGACTCTGTTTCTCAAGTTCAATCCAAACAA agAGGTCATCATGAATTATCGAAGAATCGTTTGTCAGCTTTGTTTTTatctgaagcttcttcttcttcttcttcttcttcgccttttCATAACAGAGAGGGCTCTAGTTTGGTTTCTATGCATATTCACAAGGATGAG GCACAAGTTCTTAAAGCTTGCAGCATAACACCAGTGACACCGGTTGAGATTAAAGCACCCAAAAAACTTGAAACCCCTCAACTTGGAGAACATTTTGGATCTACCCCTTCCTGGGTTTCCATTAACTATGATGCAATGTTTCACTTGGATGAGATAAAGAATGAGCCCTTTGAAAGATCATTAGATACTTCAGAGAAAACTCCTAGCAG TTGCTTGACCGATGCCCGTAGCAATGCAAGGATCTCTTCTGCATCTAGCGACGCTAGTGAAAAAAGCATTGGTACTGCGTTCAGGGACGAGGTGGACATAACCAGCAATGTGCCACTCAAAGCTGGAAAAGTTAAGAGTAAGACAAAGTCAGCGCGGTCTGAATGTGAGTTTGATCAATCTTACTCTTCTAGTTCTTCCAAGAACAGCACTTCAAGGAAACCTGAGATGGCTGCAAAAACTAATATCCCAGCAACATCGCCTAATCCGACCGCATTGAAGCTATCTGATGAGATCCAAACCCCTAGAACCATCTTTCCTGATAATATAGGATCAGCAGTAAGGGGGAGGCAAAGATTCCAAGACAAGACAGAAAATGAATCTCCCACATCAACGATTTGCGAGGGAAAGTTGGAAGAGAGTACAGATGAAAAATACCCCATAGTCGAAACTAGTTGGGTGAAGCAGGGTAGTGACAAAAACATGGAGGCTTTATCCATAACTCATGGGGACAGACCAATCATTGGAATGGTTGCAGCTCACTGGAATGAGAAAGAACAATCTCTAATCTCACCCAAATGGTGGGATGGTAATGGGATACCAAACTCTACAAACAAGTACAAAGAG GACCAGAAAGTGAGTTGGCACGCAACATCTTTTGAAGAGAGATTGGAGAAGGCTCTTTCAGAAGAAGGTGGTCGTGGTTTCATCCCTAG AAAACTTGGAATAGTGGAAGAGACTGAAAGGGACACAGCCATAATACATCTACGAAATTCAGCTCAGTCCATGTCAGTTGTTTCCTTTTGA
- the LOC104749793 gene encoding protein JASON-like isoform X1 has protein sequence MGCLFKCCFRATTKDDESTSANDSVSQVQSKQVRGHHELSKNRLSALFLSEASSSSSSSSPFHNREGSSLVSMHIHKDEAQVLKACSITPVTPVEIKAPKKLETPQLGEHFGSTPSWVSINYDAMFHLDEIKNEPFERSLDTSEKTPSSCLTDARSNARISSASSDASEKSIGTAFRDEVDITSNVPLKAGKVKSKTKSARSECEFDQSYSSSSSKNSTSRKPEMAAKTNIPATSPNPTALKLSDEIQTPRTIFPDNIGSAVRGRQRFQDKTENESPTSTICEGKLEESTDEKYPIVETSWVKQGSDKNMEALSITHGDRPIIGMVAAHWNEKEQSLISPKWWDGNGIPNSTNKYKEDQKVSWHATSFEERLEKALSEEGGRGFIPRKLGIVEETERDTAIIHLRNSAQSMSVVSF, from the exons ATGGGTTGTCTCTTCAAGTGCTGCTTCCGTGCTACTACCAAAGATGACGAATCAACTAGTGCTAATGACTCTGTTTCTCAAGTTCAATCCAAACAAGTA agAGGTCATCATGAATTATCGAAGAATCGTTTGTCAGCTTTGTTTTTatctgaagcttcttcttcttcttcttcttcttcgccttttCATAACAGAGAGGGCTCTAGTTTGGTTTCTATGCATATTCACAAGGATGAG GCACAAGTTCTTAAAGCTTGCAGCATAACACCAGTGACACCGGTTGAGATTAAAGCACCCAAAAAACTTGAAACCCCTCAACTTGGAGAACATTTTGGATCTACCCCTTCCTGGGTTTCCATTAACTATGATGCAATGTTTCACTTGGATGAGATAAAGAATGAGCCCTTTGAAAGATCATTAGATACTTCAGAGAAAACTCCTAGCAG TTGCTTGACCGATGCCCGTAGCAATGCAAGGATCTCTTCTGCATCTAGCGACGCTAGTGAAAAAAGCATTGGTACTGCGTTCAGGGACGAGGTGGACATAACCAGCAATGTGCCACTCAAAGCTGGAAAAGTTAAGAGTAAGACAAAGTCAGCGCGGTCTGAATGTGAGTTTGATCAATCTTACTCTTCTAGTTCTTCCAAGAACAGCACTTCAAGGAAACCTGAGATGGCTGCAAAAACTAATATCCCAGCAACATCGCCTAATCCGACCGCATTGAAGCTATCTGATGAGATCCAAACCCCTAGAACCATCTTTCCTGATAATATAGGATCAGCAGTAAGGGGGAGGCAAAGATTCCAAGACAAGACAGAAAATGAATCTCCCACATCAACGATTTGCGAGGGAAAGTTGGAAGAGAGTACAGATGAAAAATACCCCATAGTCGAAACTAGTTGGGTGAAGCAGGGTAGTGACAAAAACATGGAGGCTTTATCCATAACTCATGGGGACAGACCAATCATTGGAATGGTTGCAGCTCACTGGAATGAGAAAGAACAATCTCTAATCTCACCCAAATGGTGGGATGGTAATGGGATACCAAACTCTACAAACAAGTACAAAGAG GACCAGAAAGTGAGTTGGCACGCAACATCTTTTGAAGAGAGATTGGAGAAGGCTCTTTCAGAAGAAGGTGGTCGTGGTTTCATCCCTAG AAAACTTGGAATAGTGGAAGAGACTGAAAGGGACACAGCCATAATACATCTACGAAATTCAGCTCAGTCCATGTCAGTTGTTTCCTTTTGA
- the LOC104749795 gene encoding gibberellin-regulated protein 12-like, with the protein MLKLIIFLIVSSLLLATQSSNAEELDSPAETPAAHKMGGEGSLRPEECPAECQRRCSATSHKKPCLFFCNKCCLKCLCVPSGTYGHKEECPCYDNWRTKEGGPKCP; encoded by the exons ATGTTGAAACTCATCATTTTCTTGATTGTATCCAGTCTGTTGCTTGCTACTCAATCTTCTAAT GCCGAAGAATTAGATAGTCCAGCTGAAACACCTGCAGCCCATAag ATGGGAGGAGAAGGCTCACTTCGACCAGAAG AATGTCCAGCCGAGTGTCAACGTCGATGTTCAGCGACATCTCACAAAAAACCATGTTTGTTCTTTTGCAACAAATGTTGTCTGAAATGTTTGTGTGTACCATCGGGAACATATGGACACAAAGAAGAATGCCCTTGCTACGATAACTGGAGGACCAAAGAAGGTGGACCTAAATGTCCATAA
- the LOC104749796 gene encoding gibberellin-regulated protein 12-like: MAKLIVVFIVSCLLLAIQFSNAEELERPCEAPAIYKMGRGGSLRPEECPAECQRRCSETSHKKPCLFYCNKCCNTCLCVPSGTYGHKEECPCYDNWRTKEGGPKCP, from the exons ATGGCGAAGCTCATCGTTGTCTTCATTGtatcttgtttgttgcttgctattcaattttctaat GCTGAGGAATTAGAACGTCCATGTGAAGCACCTGCAATCTATAag ATGGGAAGAGGAGGCTCACTTCGACCAGAAG AATGTCCAGCGGAATGTCAACGTCGATGTTCAGAGACATCTCACAAGAAACCGTGTTTGTTTTACTGCAACAAATGTTGTAACACATGTTTGTGCGTGCCATCCGGAACATATGGACACAAAGAAGAATGCCCTTGCTACGATAACTGGAGGACCAAAGAAGGTGGACCGAAATGTCcataa